The proteins below come from a single Acidobacteriota bacterium genomic window:
- a CDS encoding YceI family protein, which yields MKSLKAVLPILTLLCLAPSAWAQAPSAAPVTLVTDAAHSSVTFRIRHLLSKVDGRFAGFSGELTGDPAKPEGASVSFSIQAASIDTANADRDKHLRSADFFDVEKFPEISFRSTRIVAKGEGLYDVYGKFTLHGVTKEIVLPVSYLGSMKDPWGNEKYAFSLATVLNRKDYGVSWNKVLDQGGTILGDTVDVAIELEMMRKAPEKG from the coding sequence ATGAAATCGCTGAAAGCCGTTCTGCCGATCCTGACCCTCCTGTGCCTCGCCCCCTCCGCGTGGGCCCAGGCCCCGTCCGCCGCCCCCGTCACGCTGGTCACGGATGCCGCCCACTCCTCGGTGACCTTCCGGATCCGCCACCTCCTCTCCAAGGTGGACGGCCGGTTCGCGGGATTCTCGGGCGAACTGACGGGGGATCCGGCCAAGCCCGAAGGGGCGTCCGTGTCCTTTTCCATCCAGGCCGCCTCCATCGATACGGCCAACGCCGACCGGGACAAGCATCTGCGAAGCGCCGACTTCTTCGACGTGGAGAAATTCCCCGAGATCTCCTTTCGGAGCACCCGCATCGTGGCCAAGGGGGAGGGCCTTTACGACGTGTACGGGAAGTTCACCCTCCATGGCGTCACCAAGGAGATCGTGCTCCCCGTCTCCTACCTCGGGTCCATGAAGGACCCCTGGGGCAACGAAAAGTACGCCTTCTCCCTGGCGACGGTCCTGAACCGGAAGGATTACGGGGTCTCCTGGAACAAGGTCCTGGACCAGGGCGGCACCATCCTCGGGGACACGGTGGACGTGGCCATCGAGCTGGAGATGATGCGAAAGGCCCCGGAAAAGGGCTGA
- a CDS encoding sodium:alanine symporter family protein, producing METLEKALQAVSDFVWGVPLLLLLMGTHVFLTLRLGFVQRHLIQAVRLSFSRDLDGEGDVSHFGALTTALAATIGTGNIVGVATAVAAGGPGAVLWMWLTGVFGIATKYAEALLAVKYRITTPSGLMAGGPMYVLERGLKVKWLGAAFAALTAVAAFGIGCMVQANSISQMIREALSHHPATAALAGPSVWVTGLLLATFTGFVILGGIRSIARVCEKLVPFMAAFYILGCLALLAMHYEGIPETLRLIFVSAFTGQAAVGGFLGAGMKEAMRYGIARGLFSNESGLGSAPIVAAAARTSHPVRQALVSSTGTFWDTVVVCAMTGLVLVNSGQWRNGFQGAALTKAAFGDVAFLGPLVLTVGLLTFVFSTILGWEYYGEKAAEYLFGPKAVAPYRWMWVAAVLAGSVSTLSAVWTFADIANGLMAVPNLVALLALSGVAAAETRSYFAAEAGRIQT from the coding sequence ATGGAGACACTGGAAAAGGCACTGCAGGCCGTCAGCGACTTCGTCTGGGGAGTGCCCCTGCTCCTTCTCCTCATGGGCACCCACGTCTTCCTCACCCTGCGGCTCGGGTTCGTGCAGCGCCACCTGATCCAGGCCGTCCGCCTTTCCTTCTCCAGGGACCTCGATGGAGAGGGCGACGTGAGCCACTTCGGCGCCCTGACCACGGCCCTCGCCGCCACCATCGGCACGGGGAACATCGTGGGGGTGGCGACGGCGGTGGCGGCGGGCGGCCCCGGAGCCGTCCTCTGGATGTGGCTGACGGGGGTCTTCGGCATCGCCACCAAGTACGCGGAGGCCCTCCTGGCCGTGAAGTACCGGATCACGACGCCCTCCGGCCTCATGGCGGGCGGACCCATGTACGTCCTCGAACGGGGGCTCAAGGTCAAGTGGCTCGGCGCCGCCTTCGCCGCCCTGACCGCCGTGGCCGCCTTCGGGATCGGGTGCATGGTGCAGGCCAACTCCATTTCCCAGATGATCCGCGAGGCCCTGTCCCACCATCCCGCCACGGCCGCTCTCGCGGGACCTTCGGTGTGGGTCACGGGCCTCCTCCTTGCCACCTTCACGGGGTTCGTCATCCTGGGGGGGATTCGATCCATCGCGAGGGTGTGCGAAAAGCTCGTCCCCTTCATGGCGGCCTTCTACATCCTGGGGTGCCTCGCGCTCCTGGCCATGCATTACGAAGGAATCCCGGAAACCCTGCGGCTCATCTTCGTCTCGGCCTTCACCGGGCAGGCCGCCGTGGGCGGGTTCCTCGGGGCGGGGATGAAGGAGGCCATGCGCTATGGCATCGCCCGGGGGCTCTTCTCCAACGAGTCGGGGCTGGGCTCCGCGCCCATCGTGGCCGCCGCGGCCCGGACGAGCCACCCCGTCCGCCAGGCCCTGGTCTCCAGCACCGGAACCTTCTGGGACACGGTCGTGGTGTGCGCCATGACCGGGCTGGTCCTCGTGAATTCGGGGCAGTGGAGGAACGGCTTTCAGGGGGCGGCGCTGACCAAGGCGGCTTTCGGCGATGTCGCCTTCCTCGGCCCCCTCGTTCTTACGGTAGGGCTATTGACCTTCGTCTTCTCCACGATTCTCGGGTGGGAGTACTACGGCGAGAAGGCCGCGGAGTACCTCTTCGGTCCGAAAGCCGTGGCGCCCTACCGGTGGATGTGGGTGGCGGCGGTTCTGGCGGGTTCGGTCTCGACCCTTTCGGCGGTGTGGACCTTCGCCGACATCGCCAACGGCCTCATGGCCGTGCCCAACCTCGTGGCCCTGCTGGCCCTCAGCGGCGTGGCCGCCGCCGAGACACGGAGCTACTTCGCGGCCGAAGCGGGAAGGATCCAGACCTAG